In a genomic window of Lepisosteus oculatus isolate fLepOcu1 chromosome 5, fLepOcu1.hap2, whole genome shotgun sequence:
- the elmod1 gene encoding ELMO domain-containing protein 1 isoform X1 yields MKHFLRVLMQFFLYLYCKCLWRSLKFVIRKMTGRCELQRICYNNKPGARRTLKIESSLKFSKTELLQSAVTVHPDSVEKTIEDIMNLKKINPDTNPQLGISLQASLLQIVGYRSLVAEVEKLRREPYDSENPEHEDLLLKLWKCLRPDAALKGRITKQWCEIGFQGSDPKTDFRGMGLLGLHNLLYFAEHDNATALQVLHDSLQPKHRNISKEGESKMSELEWEKKKFDKAIGYSFAIVGINITDLTYSLLVSGALKTHLYNVAPEMPTLAHFQQTFCYLMQEFHNFWTEEDPSDIMEFNCVRAKFHKRILKQLRNPNMALCPHFTASDHLINL; encoded by the exons ATGAAGCATTTTCTAAG GGTGCTGATGCAGTTCTTCCTCTAtctttactgtaaatgtctgtggCGATCCCTGAAGTTTGTGATTCGCAAAATGACAGGCCGCTGTGAGTTGCAGCGAATCTGCTACAACAACAAACCAGGAGCTCGAAGAACGCTCAAGatag AGTCTTCACTCAAGTTCTCTAAGACTGAG CTCCTGCAGTCAGCTGTAACTGTCCACCCTGATTCAGTGGAGAAGACCATTGAAGACATAATGAATCTGAAAAAGATCAATCCGGATACTAACCCACA GCTGGGAATATCCTTACAGGCCAGTCTCCTCCAGATTGTAGGCTACAGGAGCCTGGTGGCTGAGGTGGAGAAGTTGCGACGAGAGCCATATGACAGCGAGAACCCTGAGCACGAGGACTTACTGCTAAAG CTGTGGAAGTGTTTGCGACCTGATGCAGCACTGAAAGGCCGAATCACAAAGCAGTGGTGTGAAATTGGTTTCCAGGGCAGTGACCCCAAGACAGACTTTAGAGGAATGGGCCTGCTTGGTTTGCATAACCTGCT ATACTTTGCTGAACACGACAATGCCACAGCCCTGCAAGTGCTTCATGATTCTCTGCAGCCAAAGCACAG GAATATTTCCAAGGAAGGAGAAAG caagatgAGTGAACttgaatgggaaaaaaagaagtttGATAAAGCAATAGG GTACTCCTTTGCTATAGTGGGCATTAACATCACTGATCTGACGTATTCGCTGCTTGTGAGTGGAGCTTTGAAGACACATCTGTACAATGTGGCCCCTGAGATGCCCACTTTAGCGCACTTTCAGCAGACGTTCT GTTATCTGATGCAGGAGTTCCATAATTTCTGGACTGAGGAGGACCCTTCTGATATAATGGAGTTCAACTGTGTCCGTGCAAAGTTTCACAAGAGGATCCTGAAGCAGCTGAGGAACCCCAATATGGCCCTGTGCCCCCATTTCACTGCCTCAGATCACTTAATCAACCTGTAA
- the elmod1 gene encoding ELMO domain-containing protein 1 isoform X2: protein MKHFLRVLMQFFLYLYCKCLWRSLKFVIRKMTGRCELQRICYNNKPGARRTLKIESSLKFSKTELLQSAVTVHPDSVEKTIEDIMNLKKINPDTNPQLGISLQASLLQIVGYRSLVAEVEKLRREPYDSENPEHEDLLLKLWKCLRPDAALKGRITKQWCEIGFQGSDPKTDFRGMGLLGLHNLLYFAEHDNATALQVLHDSLQPKHSKMSELEWEKKKFDKAIGYSFAIVGINITDLTYSLLVSGALKTHLYNVAPEMPTLAHFQQTFCYLMQEFHNFWTEEDPSDIMEFNCVRAKFHKRILKQLRNPNMALCPHFTASDHLINL, encoded by the exons ATGAAGCATTTTCTAAG GGTGCTGATGCAGTTCTTCCTCTAtctttactgtaaatgtctgtggCGATCCCTGAAGTTTGTGATTCGCAAAATGACAGGCCGCTGTGAGTTGCAGCGAATCTGCTACAACAACAAACCAGGAGCTCGAAGAACGCTCAAGatag AGTCTTCACTCAAGTTCTCTAAGACTGAG CTCCTGCAGTCAGCTGTAACTGTCCACCCTGATTCAGTGGAGAAGACCATTGAAGACATAATGAATCTGAAAAAGATCAATCCGGATACTAACCCACA GCTGGGAATATCCTTACAGGCCAGTCTCCTCCAGATTGTAGGCTACAGGAGCCTGGTGGCTGAGGTGGAGAAGTTGCGACGAGAGCCATATGACAGCGAGAACCCTGAGCACGAGGACTTACTGCTAAAG CTGTGGAAGTGTTTGCGACCTGATGCAGCACTGAAAGGCCGAATCACAAAGCAGTGGTGTGAAATTGGTTTCCAGGGCAGTGACCCCAAGACAGACTTTAGAGGAATGGGCCTGCTTGGTTTGCATAACCTGCT ATACTTTGCTGAACACGACAATGCCACAGCCCTGCAAGTGCTTCATGATTCTCTGCAGCCAAAGCACAG caagatgAGTGAACttgaatgggaaaaaaagaagtttGATAAAGCAATAGG GTACTCCTTTGCTATAGTGGGCATTAACATCACTGATCTGACGTATTCGCTGCTTGTGAGTGGAGCTTTGAAGACACATCTGTACAATGTGGCCCCTGAGATGCCCACTTTAGCGCACTTTCAGCAGACGTTCT GTTATCTGATGCAGGAGTTCCATAATTTCTGGACTGAGGAGGACCCTTCTGATATAATGGAGTTCAACTGTGTCCGTGCAAAGTTTCACAAGAGGATCCTGAAGCAGCTGAGGAACCCCAATATGGCCCTGTGCCCCCATTTCACTGCCTCAGATCACTTAATCAACCTGTAA
- the kbtbd3 gene encoding kelch repeat and BTB domain-containing protein 3, protein MMESRCDPFSQTVCNGVPEKKPVVLVAEDHGQEILSVLQSFREKNAFFDFQILVKGETIPCHRCVLAACSDFFRAMFQVNMRERDDGSVTMSNLSPKAIKAFLDFAYTGQTMITEENVDMLFQLSSFLQISILSKACSDYLIKTIDLLNCLQLLSLSEGYGSTRLYERTLEFVVQHFHTLTKSADFLEMNVNVFKKCLEADELNVPDEEAVLNAVLLWTKHSLENRQKFFPHLIKLVRLHQLPRGVLEEISKSESLLSSNGDCLQIIREVIVSLQDLSGFFPDARPSTTEKYIYVHKTEENGEIRHAFCYNIETDRWKELPHSNLVDMSGSSLASFGEKLFVTGGCKGNCCRAVRLHIAEPFHDATDETWCYCPVQNHFFLIPPMKSPRTMHTSVRALNRVYVIGGKTRGARNIRSLLDVEYYNPLTKDWNSVSPLPRGIYYPEASACNNVIYTLGSEVEIADIFNPSLDCFFRYDAQVNQWSELVAEFGQFFHATLVKAVPVNNTLYICDLSTYKVYSFCPETCVWKGEGSFECAGFNAGAIGIADKIYILGGDYAPDEITDEVQVYHSNRSEWEEVSPMPRALTEFHCQVMRFNRYRDPWKADP, encoded by the exons ATGATGGAGAGCCGGTGTGACCCATTCAGCCAGACTGTGTGCAATGGAGTGCCGGAGAAGAAACCTGTTGTGCTGGTGGCAGAGGACCATGGACAGGAGATCCTGAGTGTGCTTCAGAGTTTCAGGGAGAAGAATGCCTTCTTCGATTTTCAAATCCTGGTCAAAGGGGAGACAATACCCTGCCATCGCTGTGTGCTTGCGGCTTGCAGTGATTTTTTcag GGCCATGTTTCAAGTGAACATGAGAGAGCGAGATGATGGCAGTGTGACAATGAGCAATTTGTCCCCCAAAGCAATCAAAGCCTTTCTGGATTTTGCCTACACTGGACAGACGATGATCACAGAGGAGAATGTAGATATGCTCTTCCAGTTGTCCTCCTTCCTGCAGATCTCCATTCTTTCAAAAGCCTGCAGTGATTATCTTATCAAAACCATCGACCTGTTGAACTGCTTGCAGCTGCTGTCTCTGTCAGAAGGGTACGGATCCACTCGGCTGTACGAACGCACGCTGGAGTTTGTGGTCCAGCACTTTCACACCCTGACGAAGTCCGCCGACTTCCTGGAGATGAATGTCAACGTCTTCAAGAAATGCCTGGAAGCAGATGAGCTCAATGTCCCAGACGAGGAAGCTGTCCTGAACGCAGTACTTTTGTGGACAAAGCACAGTttggaaaacagacaaaaattcTTTCCCCATTTAATCAAACTGGTTCGACTGCATCAGTTACCCAGGGGAGTCCTGGAGGAAATTTCTAAATCAGAGAGCCTGTTGTCAAGCAATGGGGACTGCCTTCAGATCATTAGAGAGGTTATTGTTAGCCTCCAGGATCTCAGTGGCTTTTTTCCTGATGCTCGTCCTTCTACCACGGAGAAGTACATCTATGTCCACAAGACGGAAGAGAATGGGGAGATTCGCCACGCCTTCTGCTACAACATCGAAACTGACCGCTGGAAAGAGCTTCCTCATTCCAACCTCGTGGACATGTCTGGCTCCAGCTTGGCTAGCTTTGGGGAAAAGCTCTTTGTAACGGGGGGTTGCAAAGGAAACTGCTGCAGGGCCGTGAGACTGCACATTGCCGAGCCCTTCCATGATGCCACAGATGAGACCTGGTGCTACTGTCCAGTTCAGAACCACTTTTTCTTGATACCCCCGATGAAGAGTCCACGAACTATGCATACGTCCGTCAGAGCCCTGAACCGGGTCTACGTCATCGGGGGAAAGACAAGAGGGGCCAGGAATATCAGAAGCCTGCTGGATGTGGAGTATTACAACCCCCTCACAAAAGACTGGAACTCAGTGAGTCCTCTGCCCAGAGGTATTTACTATCCTGAAGCCAGCGCCTGCAATAATGTCATCTACACTTTGGGGTCCGAAGTAGAAATAGCTGACATTTTCAACCCGTCGCTAGACTGTTTCTTCAGGTATGACGCTCAGGTCAACCAGTGGTCAGAACTGGTTGCTGAATTTGGTCAGTTCTTTCATGCCACCTTGGTCAAAGCAGTGCCAGTCAACAATACTCTGTACATCTGTGATTTGTCCACTTACAAGGTGTACAGCTTCTGCCCCGAAACCTGTGTGTGGAAGGGCGAAGGCTCTTTTGAGTGTGCGGGATTCAATGCAGGAGCTATTGGCATTGCAGACAAAATCTACATACTGGGTGGAGACTACGCTCCGGACGAAATAACAGATGAAGTGCAGGTCTACCACAGCAACAGATCCGAAtgggaggaggtttctcccaTGCCAAGAGCCTTGACAGAATTCCATTGCCAGGTGATGCGATTCAACCGTTACAGAGACCCGTGGAAGGCAGACCCATGA
- the LOC102693801 gene encoding sarcolipin: MDRSVQELFLNFMIVLITVLLMWLLVKSYQE; this comes from the coding sequence ATGGATCGCTCAGTGCAGGAGCTCTTCCTGAACTTCATGATTGTCTTAATCACTGTGTTACTCATGTGGCTCCTTGTCAAATCCTACCAGGAGTGA